Proteins from a genomic interval of Diprion similis isolate iyDipSimi1 chromosome 10, iyDipSimi1.1, whole genome shotgun sequence:
- the LOC124411252 gene encoding protein CNPPD1, whose protein sequence is MTNISKRRKSSAKLKTMGDHDEFLSRITKSLYYSKLPMTDCLSLPVTELAAELFTEVKSGRTLERLDVEEASRISRNACVSPCSLVLALLYLERLKDCNPEYLQRVAPSELFLVSLMVASKFLHDDGEEDEVFNTEWAESAGLSLSEINSLEKDFLVAIDWTIFVCNNDFWDRLQRLERDIAYKEGQKRGWFSYTDLNFLMDSAQLMAVIQTVMSVSSICLATYAAGIATLLGSALVASQIPGTSLTPSQSVVSSKNTLQTSQLLVPDPGPILDDISSVDVLTTKFLLDSLSCNRSYSMLDQTEKRNRTSDDVAGWEWWLSSLMTWLPDYSGLKSKLSPIGEQNIEEQTRNFVTNTKSVFDIGSHPQTNRHQVTEINWKETLSLDLEFELQDWRRYAGYIAKVSLGHRH, encoded by the exons ATGACTAACATCTCAAAGCGTAGAAAATCATCTGCGAAGTTGAAG ACTATGGGTGACCACGACGAGTTCCTTAGTCGAATAACGAAATCACTTTACTATTCGAAATTGCCAATGACCGACTGCCTCAGCCTCCCTGTGACAG AATTAGCTGCCGAACTTTTCACGGAAGTGAAAAGTGGTCGGACACTCGAACGCCTCGACGTCGAGGAAGCAAGCCGCATATCTCGCAACGCTTGTGTCTCTCCTTGTTCTCTCGTCTTGGCACTGCTCTACTTAGAACGTCTGAAAGACTGCAATCCGGAATACTTGCAACGTGTGGCCCCATCTGAATTGTTCCTTGTTTCTCTG ATGGTTGCCAGTAAATTTTTACACGACGACGGAGAAGAGGATGAAGTATTCAACACAGAATGGGCAGAGTCAGCAGGCTTATCATTATCTGAAATAAACAGTTTGGAAAAGGATTTTCTTGTCGCAATT GATTGGACTATATTCGTTTGCAACAACGATTTCTGGGACCGTTTACAGAGATTAGAGAGAGACATAGCTTACAAAGAAGGCCAAAAGAGAGGTTGGTTCTCCTATACGGACCTTAATTTTCTGATGGACTCGGCACAGCTGATGGCAGTAATTCAGACAGTGATGAGCGTATCTTCCATCTGCCTTGCAACTTACGCCGCAGGGATAGCAACACTTTTGGGATCAGCCTTAGTGGCGAGTCAGATTCCGGGAACGTCTCTGACACCTAGCCAATCGGTCGTTTCGTCTAAAAATACATTGCAGACAAGCCAACTTCTCGTACCTGATCCTGGACCGATTCTGGACGACATATCGTCAGTCGATGTTCTGACGaccaaatttttattagattCTCTGAGCTGTAATCGGTCCTATTCAATGCTTGACCAAACTGAAAAGAGAAACAGAACAAGTGACGATGTCGCAGGGTGGGAATGGTGGCTGAGCTCGCTCATGACTTGGCTTCCTGATTACTCAGGTCTAAAGTCAAAGTTGAGTCCAATCGGTGAGCAAAACATTGAGgagcagaccagaaatttcgtGACAAACACAAAATCAGTATTCGATATCGGCTCACATCCTCAAACCAATCGCCACCAAGTTACTGAAATTAACTGGAAGGAAACGCTGAGTCTAGATTTGGAATTTGAATTGCAAGATTGGAGACGTTATGCTGGATACATTGCTAAAGTATCACTCGGTCACAGACACTGA